The following are encoded together in the Blautia obeum ATCC 29174 genome:
- a CDS encoding CotH kinase family protein, with amino-acid sequence MRKYKKAAGLLAVSLVISMCSGCVMDREKSNESQAGETANLTDEDAEIKKAAKQDINEVHLRDKDTLYENDDETSVVTMYLTVSRGNVSENTDHSWKEINNYSVYDYDTMGVERYQAAALLQVGDEDGPQQGAVGYGETAPNATVQVRGQTSSEYAQKNYKIELKKNKGTWRGQRTINLNKHMGEGMRFRNKLAYDLMKKIPQMLSLRTQFVHLYVKDNTDGTSDSFADYGLYTQVEQLNKTGMKAHGLDSNGQLYKINSFEFYRYEDVIKKEDDADYDQKKFEEYLEIKGNSDHSKLIEMLDTVNDYSIPIDEILNQYFDTENITYWMAYQILTGNVDTQNRNSYIYSPLNSDTWYFISWDNDGSFMRTEYKIRQFSDQGGWESGISNYWGNVLFQRCLKSQTFRDKLNDAILDLKENYLTEDRLTTMIESYKSVVKPYAYSMPDQMNEPLTEEQYEQVAAAIPGEVETNYQLYLESLEKPMPFYIGVPVIEDNKLKLIWDVSYDLDAEDITYTVEVARDYLFQDVIYSSENQLLPEMEMDVPEAGQYFVRVRAGNKSGYTQDAFDYYVTDSGKNYGMKCFYVTEDDQIEEDIYDEK; translated from the coding sequence TTGAGAAAATATAAAAAAGCAGCAGGATTGCTGGCAGTGTCCCTGGTCATTTCGATGTGCAGCGGATGTGTTATGGACAGAGAAAAAAGCAACGAAAGTCAGGCAGGTGAAACAGCGAATCTGACAGATGAAGATGCAGAAATAAAAAAAGCTGCGAAACAGGACATCAATGAAGTACATCTGAGAGATAAAGATACTTTATACGAAAATGATGATGAGACCAGTGTGGTGACAATGTATCTGACTGTTTCGAGAGGAAATGTATCGGAGAATACAGATCATTCCTGGAAGGAAATCAACAATTATTCGGTATATGACTATGATACTATGGGAGTGGAACGTTATCAGGCTGCGGCTCTTCTGCAGGTCGGGGATGAAGATGGTCCACAGCAGGGAGCGGTCGGTTATGGAGAAACTGCGCCAAATGCCACAGTGCAGGTCCGGGGACAGACATCCAGCGAATATGCACAGAAGAATTACAAAATCGAGCTGAAAAAAAACAAGGGAACCTGGCGTGGACAGAGAACGATCAATCTGAATAAACATATGGGCGAAGGAATGCGTTTCCGAAATAAACTGGCTTATGATCTGATGAAGAAAATTCCGCAGATGCTTTCGCTCCGAACACAGTTTGTACATTTGTATGTGAAGGACAATACAGATGGAACGAGTGACAGCTTTGCAGATTATGGATTATATACGCAGGTAGAGCAGCTAAATAAAACAGGAATGAAGGCTCATGGCCTGGACTCGAATGGACAGCTGTACAAAATTAATTCTTTTGAATTCTATCGCTATGAGGACGTGATCAAAAAAGAAGATGATGCGGATTACGACCAGAAAAAGTTTGAAGAATATCTGGAAATAAAAGGAAATTCTGATCACAGTAAACTGATAGAGATGCTGGATACAGTCAATGATTACTCGATACCGATTGATGAGATTCTGAACCAGTACTTTGATACGGAAAATATTACCTATTGGATGGCATATCAGATCCTGACCGGAAATGTGGATACACAAAATAGAAATTCTTATATTTACAGTCCGCTTAATTCCGATACATGGTATTTTATCAGTTGGGATAATGATGGTTCTTTTATGAGAACAGAATATAAAATACGGCAATTTTCAGATCAGGGCGGCTGGGAATCCGGAATCAGTAATTACTGGGGAAATGTCTTATTTCAGAGATGCCTGAAATCACAGACATTCCGAGATAAATTAAATGATGCGATCCTGGATCTGAAGGAAAATTATCTTACAGAGGACAGGCTCACCACGATGATTGAGAGTTACAAGAGCGTTGTAAAACCCTATGCGTATTCCATGCCGGATCAGATGAATGAGCCTCTGACGGAGGAACAGTATGAGCAGGTGGCAGCTGCAATTCCCGGAGAGGTGGAGACAAATTATCAGCTGTATCTGGAAAGCCTGGAAAAGCCGATGCCATTTTATATTGGAGTACCGGTTATAGAAGATAATAAACTGAAGCTGATCTGGGATGTTTCCTATGATTTGGATGCAGAGGATATTACATATACCGTTGAAGTTGCAAGAGATTATCTGTTTCAGGATGTTATTTACAGCTCAGAGAATCAGCTGCTTCCAGAAATGGAGATGGATGTACCAGAAGCCGGACAGTACTTTGTCAGGGTGCGTGCAGGCAATAAATCCGGATACACACAGGATGCCTTTGATTATTACGTAACAGATTCCGGCAAGAATTATGGAATGAAATGCTTTTATGTCACAGAAGACGATCAGATTGAGGAAGATATTTATGATGAAAAGTAA
- a CDS encoding polyphosphate polymerase domain-containing protein codes for MMKSKKELFRNEWKYLISVGEKELLRLRMSPFLHLDPHADEGGYMIRSLYFDDYWNSAYEEKEAGILMRKKYRIRIYNYSDRSIKLERKKKHGSYIFKESAPLTREEVEKILAGDYEFLLKSQYPLCREFYVECVSNMMRPRTIVDYDREPWIMDEGTVRVTFDRDVRAAIGSFDIFDPTLPTLPVLEPGKLVMEVKFTEMLPQIVRDILPPHAAEFTAVSKYVLCYEKTRYMNGFEYWYEIQEREIL; via the coding sequence ATGATGAAAAGTAAGAAAGAGTTATTTCGAAATGAGTGGAAATATCTGATCAGTGTGGGAGAAAAAGAACTTCTTCGTCTGCGTATGTCACCGTTTCTTCATCTGGATCCTCATGCAGATGAAGGGGGATATATGATCCGAAGTCTTTACTTTGATGATTACTGGAACAGTGCGTATGAGGAAAAAGAAGCTGGAATTCTGATGCGAAAAAAATACCGTATCCGAATCTATAATTACAGTGACAGATCCATAAAACTGGAGAGAAAGAAAAAGCATGGAAGCTATATCTTTAAAGAAAGCGCACCTCTGACTCGTGAAGAAGTAGAGAAGATTCTGGCTGGGGATTATGAATTTCTTCTGAAAAGCCAGTATCCTCTGTGCAGAGAGTTTTATGTAGAGTGTGTGAGCAATATGATGCGTCCGCGTACGATCGTGGATTATGACAGAGAACCCTGGATCATGGATGAGGGGACTGTCAGAGTTACATTTGACAGAGATGTGAGAGCAGCAATTGGAAGTTTTGATATTTTTGATCCGACTTTGCCGACGCTTCCGGTGCTGGAACCCGGAAAACTTGTTATGGAAGTGAAATTTACAGAGATGCTCCCTCAGATCGTCAGAGATATTCTGCCGCCTCATGCAGCTGAATTTACGGCAGTTTCAAAATATGTACTCTGTTATGAGAAAACAAGATATATGAATGGGTTTGAATACTGGTATGAAATACAGGAAAGGGAGATATTATGA
- a CDS encoding DUF4956 domain-containing protein has protein sequence MSVKDMIKKSVLESGVFDQYNISSILVALVAALALGILIFLVYRRFYTGVIYSRTFAVTLVGMTVLTCMVTLAISTNVVISLGMVGALSIVRFRTAVKDPMDLLYLFWAITTGITAGAGMYVLALIAAAIMILMIILFYSRQQRGKIYIAVIHYSGDEAGDEVIRCFGKRKYFIKSKTMRKEKTEMAVEIFCKQADMDFMEKIRAIEHVDDVTLIQYNGEYHG, from the coding sequence ATGAGTGTAAAAGACATGATAAAAAAGTCCGTGCTGGAATCAGGTGTATTTGATCAATATAATATTTCGAGTATTCTGGTCGCTCTGGTTGCAGCACTGGCGTTGGGAATTCTTATTTTTCTGGTATACAGAAGATTTTATACAGGCGTTATTTATTCAAGAACTTTTGCAGTAACTCTGGTAGGAATGACTGTTCTGACCTGTATGGTAACGCTGGCGATCAGCACCAATGTTGTAATTTCACTTGGTATGGTTGGTGCACTTTCCATTGTCCGTTTTCGTACAGCAGTAAAAGATCCTATGGATCTTTTGTATCTGTTTTGGGCGATCACCACGGGAATCACGGCAGGAGCTGGAATGTATGTGCTGGCGCTTATTGCGGCAGCAATTATGATCCTTATGATAATACTGTTTTACAGCAGACAGCAGAGAGGGAAAATTTATATTGCAGTTATCCATTACAGTGGAGATGAAGCAGGAGATGAGGTTATCCGATGCTTTGGAAAACGAAAATATTTTATAAAGTCTAAAACTATGCGTAAAGAAAAAACGGAAATGGCAGTAGAGATCTTCTGTAAACAGGCAGATATGGACTTTATGGAAAAAATCCGTGCGATCGAGCATGTAGATGATGTGACATTGATCCAGTATAATGGGGAATATCATGGCTAA
- a CDS encoding DUF2194 domain-containing protein, producing the protein MVRFIKKIRNFQFKGILMILGCFILIAAVLFAERSGVQYQEKKRQISYIDKDKIITEKEAADSLKKTCLVLRDSSQEESEQAWIEFQRIFMDMRVGTDVIDVQKDTIPDLDAYEIVVLLLSDLDPLKEKVLDICEWVEDGGSAMFALTLQKNTYVSLIEQKLGIISSGYENTEVDSIYFDKDFLIGGGQAYTIMDPYDSAWEVELAETARVYARVGDQSGTPVIWEEDYGKGRFVVDNFGLYEKAVRGFYAASYSLLTDAGVYPVINGSVFYLDDFPSPVPGGDGTYVRRDYNTNIADFYSNIWWPDMMSLAAEHGVRYTGVMIENYEDETDGKIKKQTDTQRFQYFGNMILHQGGELGYHGYNHQPLSLSNVDYGDVLPYKTWISMKAIQDAFGELIRFGKEMFPGTELSVYVPPSNVLSEEGRKMLAEKFPEIRTIASNYFPGEYAYVQEFETADDGIVEQPRIISGAIIDDYMQMAALSELNMHFVNSHFMHPDDLLDEDRGAALGWEKLRARLDEYMTWMNESAPSLRNLTGSELAGAVQRYGALTVDKEITDQEIRIHLGNFYDEAYLMVRINDGTPGQVTGGELTNVTGNLYLLHAQESEVVIERN; encoded by the coding sequence TTGGTTAGATTCATAAAGAAGATCAGGAATTTTCAGTTTAAGGGGATCTTGATGATCCTGGGCTGTTTTATACTGATCGCAGCTGTGCTTTTTGCAGAAAGATCTGGGGTTCAATACCAGGAAAAAAAGAGACAGATTTCTTATATAGATAAGGATAAAATCATAACAGAAAAAGAGGCGGCAGATTCATTAAAAAAGACATGTCTGGTTTTGCGTGACAGCAGCCAGGAAGAGAGTGAACAAGCCTGGATAGAGTTTCAGCGTATTTTTATGGATATGCGTGTTGGAACGGATGTGATTGATGTACAAAAGGATACAATTCCCGATCTGGACGCCTATGAGATAGTTGTGCTTCTGCTCAGTGATCTTGATCCATTAAAAGAGAAGGTTCTGGATATCTGTGAATGGGTAGAAGATGGTGGAAGTGCAATGTTTGCACTGACACTGCAGAAGAATACATATGTGTCTCTGATAGAGCAAAAGCTTGGAATTATCTCATCCGGTTATGAGAATACAGAGGTGGATAGCATCTATTTTGATAAGGATTTTTTGATCGGTGGCGGACAGGCTTATACGATCATGGATCCATATGACTCCGCATGGGAAGTGGAACTTGCGGAAACCGCAAGGGTTTATGCCAGAGTTGGAGATCAGAGTGGAACACCAGTAATCTGGGAAGAGGATTATGGCAAAGGCAGATTTGTAGTTGATAATTTTGGATTATATGAAAAAGCGGTCAGAGGCTTTTATGCTGCTTCTTATAGTCTGCTTACGGATGCGGGAGTTTATCCTGTGATCAATGGCTCTGTGTTTTATTTGGATGATTTTCCTTCCCCAGTACCGGGAGGAGATGGTACCTATGTCAGACGTGACTATAATACTAATATTGCAGATTTTTATTCCAATATCTGGTGGCCGGATATGATGTCACTTGCAGCAGAGCATGGCGTCAGATATACGGGTGTGATGATCGAAAACTATGAAGATGAGACAGATGGAAAAATCAAAAAGCAGACAGACACACAGAGATTTCAGTACTTTGGAAATATGATCCTGCATCAGGGTGGAGAACTGGGCTACCATGGGTATAACCACCAGCCATTAAGTCTGTCAAATGTGGATTATGGAGATGTTCTTCCATATAAGACGTGGATAAGTATGAAAGCAATACAGGATGCATTTGGTGAACTGATCCGTTTTGGAAAAGAGATGTTTCCCGGAACAGAGCTGTCGGTGTATGTACCACCTTCAAATGTACTCTCAGAAGAAGGAAGAAAAATGCTGGCTGAAAAATTCCCGGAGATCCGAACAATAGCAAGTAACTATTTCCCTGGTGAATACGCATATGTACAGGAGTTTGAGACGGCGGATGATGGAATTGTTGAACAGCCCAGAATCATATCCGGTGCGATCATTGATGATTATATGCAGATGGCAGCACTTTCAGAACTGAATATGCATTTTGTAAACAGTCACTTTATGCACCCGGATGATCTTCTGGATGAAGATCGTGGAGCTGCACTGGGATGGGAAAAACTAAGAGCAAGACTGGATGAATATATGACCTGGATGAATGAATCAGCACCGTCACTCCGAAATCTTACAGGTTCGGAGCTGGCAGGAGCTGTTCAGCGCTATGGTGCCCTGACCGTAGACAAAGAGATCACAGATCAGGAGATCAGAATTCATCTTGGAAATTTCTATGATGAAGCCTATCTGATGGTCAGAATCAACGATGGTACACCGGGACAGGTTACAGGCGGCGAACTTACAAATGTTACCGGAAATCTTTATCTTCTGCATGCGCAGGAGAGCGAAGTGGTGATTGAGCGAAATTGA
- the pelF gene encoding GT4 family glycosyltransferase PelF, translating into MSEIEEKTVKICLILEGCYPYVFGGVSTWMHQYINKMKEHEFVLWVIGAKAENRGKFVYEFPENVTEVHEVFLDDALRMKDTGRLRHSFSDEETQSLRELMLCGRPDWEILFRLYHDKHMNPMSFLKSEEFLQILIECCEEHYPYIAFADAFHTMRSMLLPVLYLMGTEVPKADVYHAICTGYGGLLACLGGYVNKKDVLLTEHGIYTREREEEIIRAKWVVPSFKKQWISFFYMLSDMIYQRAFRVTSLFTNAMHTQVSMGCDKDKCRVISNGIDYDRLSGIPLKEPDGWIDIGAVVRLAPIKDIKTMIYAFFELSARLQNVRLHIMGGVDDEEYAEECYALVDQLKIKNIIFTGRVDIVKYMEKLDFTILTSISEGQPLSVLESFAARRPCVTTDVGCCRELLEGSEGDSFGRAGYYVAPMYREGLADAMEKLCVSEPRRRRMGENAQNRVKTYYKHEDMMENYRKVYREVEEKNGWNRI; encoded by the coding sequence TTGAGCGAAATTGAGGAGAAAACAGTGAAGATCTGTCTGATTTTGGAGGGATGTTATCCCTATGTGTTTGGTGGGGTTTCCACCTGGATGCACCAGTATATCAATAAAATGAAAGAACATGAATTTGTATTGTGGGTGATTGGTGCAAAGGCAGAAAACAGAGGAAAGTTTGTTTATGAGTTTCCGGAAAATGTTACGGAAGTACATGAGGTTTTTCTGGATGATGCGCTGAGGATGAAGGATACCGGCAGGTTAAGACATTCATTTTCTGACGAAGAAACACAGTCTCTCAGAGAATTGATGCTTTGTGGGAGACCGGACTGGGAAATTTTATTCCGGCTGTATCATGATAAACATATGAATCCAATGTCATTTCTGAAGAGTGAGGAATTTCTGCAGATCCTTATAGAATGCTGCGAAGAACACTACCCATATATTGCATTTGCAGATGCTTTTCATACCATGCGTTCAATGCTGCTCCCGGTGCTGTATCTGATGGGGACAGAGGTGCCGAAGGCAGATGTATACCATGCAATCTGCACCGGTTATGGAGGTCTTCTTGCCTGTCTGGGAGGTTATGTGAACAAAAAAGACGTGCTTCTTACAGAGCATGGGATTTATACACGTGAAAGAGAAGAAGAGATCATCCGTGCCAAATGGGTGGTGCCATCTTTTAAGAAACAGTGGATTTCTTTTTTCTATATGCTGTCAGATATGATATATCAGAGAGCATTTCGCGTGACCAGTCTTTTTACCAACGCTATGCATACGCAGGTAAGCATGGGTTGTGATAAAGATAAATGCAGAGTGATATCTAACGGAATAGACTATGACCGACTGTCAGGGATTCCGCTGAAAGAGCCAGATGGCTGGATTGATATTGGCGCGGTAGTAAGACTGGCACCGATCAAAGATATCAAAACGATGATATATGCATTTTTTGAGTTGTCAGCGCGGTTACAGAATGTGCGCCTGCATATCATGGGAGGCGTGGATGATGAAGAATATGCAGAGGAATGCTATGCGCTGGTTGACCAGCTGAAAATAAAAAATATAATTTTTACAGGGCGTGTAGATATTGTCAAATATATGGAAAAGCTGGATTTTACAATACTTACAAGCATTTCAGAAGGACAGCCACTATCGGTTCTGGAATCTTTTGCCGCAAGACGTCCGTGTGTGACAACGGATGTCGGATGCTGCAGAGAACTTCTTGAAGGAAGCGAGGGGGACTCTTTTGGGCGGGCCGGATATTATGTGGCACCTATGTATCGTGAGGGTCTGGCGGATGCAATGGAAAAGCTGTGTGTGTCGGAGCCAAGACGAAGAAGAATGGGAGAAAATGCTCAGAACAGAGTGAAAACCTATTACAAACATGAAGATATGATGGAGAATTATCGTAAAGTATACAGGGAGGTTGAAGAGAAAAATGGCTGGAATAGGATTTGA
- the pelG gene encoding exopolysaccharide Pel transporter PelG, with product MAGIGFELKKLFNRRGLFATFRAYGYAGVVCTGPMLLGVVLLLGVMFLCDITGGSRHSRELLVCMITYTLLASLTVTSFLSMVVTRFIADQLYEENYEAVLPSFWGSSGLMLIVGGILYGVFLIFSGAGLLDGFLCFGFFGELIITWNAMSYLTAIKDYRGILLAFIAAILVTFLTGWILLMTGIPHVEALLIAVSVGYGVMMVWDVTLLYQYFPSGNVSAFFFLRWVDQFLPLAFTGLFINIGLFAHLVIMWMGPLQVKVQGLFVGAPYHDVPALIAFLTILVTTVNFVVSVEVNFYPKYRNYYSLFNDKGAIGDIKQAGKEMRKILNMELKYTALKQLLTTALVISVGGILLEYLPLGFNDLMEGYFRTLCVGYGLYAVANTMLLLLLYFTDYKGALWSSGIFAAGTSVFTIISLFFPQVYYGFGFLAGCVAFFLFSVLRLDYYTKRLPYYILSVQPVVQEEKTGIFTELGYFLDKKLEGRQELEKI from the coding sequence ATGGCTGGAATAGGATTTGAGCTGAAAAAACTTTTCAACAGGCGTGGACTGTTTGCGACATTTCGGGCTTACGGATATGCTGGAGTTGTATGTACCGGACCAATGCTCCTGGGAGTTGTGCTTCTTCTTGGGGTTATGTTTTTGTGTGATATCACAGGCGGTTCAAGACACAGCAGAGAACTGCTGGTATGTATGATCACATATACTCTGCTGGCATCCCTGACCGTCACAAGTTTTCTTTCTATGGTGGTCACCAGATTTATTGCAGATCAGCTGTATGAAGAAAATTATGAGGCAGTACTGCCTTCGTTCTGGGGATCTTCAGGGCTCATGCTGATTGTGGGAGGCATTCTTTATGGAGTTTTTCTCATATTTTCAGGAGCCGGACTACTGGATGGATTTCTCTGCTTTGGATTTTTTGGAGAGCTGATCATTACCTGGAATGCGATGAGCTATCTTACTGCGATCAAAGATTACAGAGGAATTCTTCTGGCTTTTATCGCAGCGATCCTGGTGACATTTCTGACAGGGTGGATTCTCCTTATGACAGGGATTCCACATGTTGAGGCGTTACTGATTGCTGTTTCTGTCGGTTATGGTGTAATGATGGTGTGGGATGTGACGCTTCTGTATCAGTATTTTCCGTCAGGAAATGTAAGCGCCTTTTTCTTTCTGAGATGGGTGGATCAGTTTTTACCACTGGCATTTACGGGTCTTTTTATCAATATCGGATTGTTTGCGCATCTGGTGATCATGTGGATGGGACCACTGCAGGTAAAAGTACAGGGGCTTTTTGTCGGGGCGCCGTACCATGACGTTCCGGCGTTGATCGCTTTTCTTACTATATTAGTTACAACTGTAAATTTTGTGGTTTCAGTAGAGGTGAATTTCTATCCGAAATATCGAAATTATTACAGTCTGTTTAACGACAAGGGTGCAATAGGAGATATTAAACAGGCCGGAAAAGAGATGCGAAAAATCTTAAATATGGAACTAAAATATACGGCACTGAAACAGCTGCTGACTACGGCGCTGGTGATTTCGGTGGGAGGTATCCTTCTGGAGTATCTGCCGCTTGGTTTCAACGATCTGATGGAAGGATATTTCCGGACACTTTGTGTGGGATATGGCCTTTATGCGGTAGCAAATACAATGCTGCTTCTCCTGTTATATTTTACGGATTACAAAGGCGCATTGTGGTCTTCCGGGATTTTTGCGGCAGGAACTTCTGTATTTACGATAATATCCCTGTTTTTCCCACAGGTATATTATGGATTTGGTTTTCTGGCTGGATGTGTGGCGTTTTTTCTGTTCTCAGTTCTGAGACTGGATTACTATACAAAAAGGCTTCCGTATTACATCCTGAGTGTACAGCCGGTGGTTCAGGAGGAAAAAACAGGTATATTCACAGAACTTGGATATTTTCTTGATAAAAAACTAGAAGGGAGACAGGAGCTTGAGAAAATATAA
- a CDS encoding DUF4832 domain-containing protein, whose protein sequence is MAKKRVIRCLIIILTIVLAAGVEMFWLSRRKTIKQYKESQAAFGNPLMGYVPSAWYNEVSEDISLLYMDITWAELEPEEGVYNWASIDEENQISRWRKEGKHLVLRFVCDIPSDEEHMDIPEWLYEKSGKAGKWYDGEYGKGFAPDYNSPTIISCHKKAVRAIGEHFGQDGLISYVELGSLGHWGEWHVNYSEGIQRIPREAVRDKYILPWTEAFPDAMILMRRPFAAAEKYGFGLYNDMTGQPEATQSWLGWINNGGEYDQTGEKNVIVPMKDFWKTAPSGGEFTSSLSMEEMLDTNLSGTVEMIREAHTTFLGPKIPDENYVDGYKEVLKNMGYRLWISMAELKNTAKGSRLKLTWENSGVAPMYKEWPVYVYIEDESGKLVEKSRISIKISSLLPGEKATTLTALETERLNSLLEKGYRLSVGIEDPMTELPCVRFAMETLYQEGKNYLW, encoded by the coding sequence ATGGCTAAAAAAAGAGTGATACGTTGTCTGATCATCATTCTGACAATTGTATTGGCAGCAGGAGTGGAAATGTTCTGGCTAAGCAGAAGAAAAACAATAAAACAATATAAAGAAAGTCAGGCGGCTTTTGGAAATCCGCTTATGGGATATGTCCCAAGTGCATGGTATAACGAGGTTTCGGAAGACATTTCACTTTTGTATATGGATATCACATGGGCGGAGCTGGAACCGGAAGAAGGCGTTTACAACTGGGCGTCAATTGACGAAGAAAATCAGATTTCGAGATGGCGAAAAGAGGGAAAACATCTGGTACTCAGATTTGTCTGTGATATTCCGAGTGATGAAGAACATATGGATATCCCGGAATGGCTGTATGAGAAGAGTGGAAAGGCCGGCAAATGGTATGACGGAGAGTATGGCAAAGGTTTTGCACCGGATTATAATAGTCCGACGATCATTTCCTGTCATAAAAAGGCAGTCAGAGCGATCGGAGAGCATTTTGGACAGGATGGTCTGATCAGCTATGTTGAACTTGGAAGTCTTGGCCACTGGGGAGAATGGCATGTGAACTACAGTGAGGGGATACAGAGAATCCCAAGGGAAGCGGTAAGAGATAAATACATTCTTCCATGGACAGAAGCATTTCCTGATGCAATGATTCTTATGCGCAGACCTTTTGCAGCAGCAGAAAAGTATGGATTTGGACTGTACAACGACATGACCGGACAGCCGGAGGCCACACAGAGCTGGTTGGGCTGGATCAATAATGGTGGTGAATATGATCAGACAGGTGAAAAGAATGTAATTGTTCCAATGAAGGATTTCTGGAAAACAGCACCTTCCGGAGGAGAATTCACGAGTTCTCTTTCAATGGAAGAAATGCTGGATACAAATCTGTCCGGGACTGTAGAAATGATCCGGGAAGCACATACTACTTTTCTGGGACCAAAGATTCCAGATGAAAACTATGTGGATGGATATAAAGAAGTTTTGAAAAATATGGGATATCGGCTGTGGATTTCAATGGCAGAACTGAAGAATACCGCTAAAGGCAGCAGATTGAAGCTGACATGGGAAAACTCAGGAGTGGCGCCGATGTACAAGGAATGGCCGGTGTACGTGTATATTGAAGATGAATCCGGCAAACTTGTTGAAAAGAGCAGGATCTCAATAAAAATATCTTCGCTGCTTCCGGGAGAAAAAGCGACTACATTGACTGCACTGGAAACAGAAAGACTGAATAGTCTTCTGGAAAAGGGATATCGGCTTTCGGTTGGGATTGAAGATCCTATGACGGAACTTCCTTGTGTTCGCTTTGCAATGGAAACTTTGTACCAGGAAGGGAAAAACTATCTCTGGTAA